CATTCGTACCCCCTAAACCACAATACCCGCCAGGATTCTTTGCCAGATATTGCTGATGATATTCCTCTGCCCAATAAAATTCGGGAGCATCAATAATTTCAGTGGTTATCTTGCCATATCCTGCCTGAGTCAAGGCTTGCTGATAGGTATCTCGCGTTGCTATTGCTAATTGTTTCTGTTCTTCAGAGTAGACGTAGATTCCCGAACGGTATTGGGTTCCGACATCGTTTCCTTGCCGCATACCCTGAGTTGGGTCGTGGTTTTCCCAGAAAACTTTCAGCAATTGTTCGTAACTAATGACTTTGGGATCGTAGACGACAAACACAACTTCATTGTGACCCGTCATCCCCGAACAAACTTCTTTATAAGTGGGGTTGGGCGTAAAGCCAGCCGCGTAGCCAACAGCAGTGATAAAAACGCCATCTAACTGCCAAAACTTGCGTTCTGCACCCCAGAAACAGCCCATACCAAACATAGCTGTCTCCATACCGGTAGGATATGGCGGCTTGAGAGGATTTCCATTTGTGTAGTGAGTCTGAGGTACGGGCATTGCTTGCGATCGTCCGGGTAAAGCCTCCTGAGGAGAAGGCATAGCGATTTTTTTACCAAATCCGAATATCATTATTGTTTTCCTAACTCTCAATCTCTAAACAACAGCTTTACCTTACTTAACATTGTAGAGATTTTAGTGAGTAACAACACGATCGCCGAGAAAAGCAAACAGCAAAAAAGCAAGAAGAATGAAACAACAAAGTGGTTTAGGTAAATCGACTTTGTTGCAATAGTCTTGATAAGATCGTTC
This window of the Chroococcidiopsis thermalis PCC 7203 genome carries:
- the msrA gene encoding peptide-methionine (S)-S-oxide reductase MsrA; translated protein: MMIFGFGKKIAMPSPQEALPGRSQAMPVPQTHYTNGNPLKPPYPTGMETAMFGMGCFWGAERKFWQLDGVFITAVGYAAGFTPNPTYKEVCSGMTGHNEVVFVVYDPKVISYEQLLKVFWENHDPTQGMRQGNDVGTQYRSGIYVYSEEQKQLAIATRDTYQQALTQAGYGKITTEIIDAPEFYWAEEYHQQYLAKNPGGYCGLGGTNVACPVGLIAS